A genomic window from Salvia hispanica cultivar TCC Black 2014 chromosome 5, UniMelb_Shisp_WGS_1.0, whole genome shotgun sequence includes:
- the LOC125190900 gene encoding probable leucine-rich repeat receptor-like protein kinase At2g33170 isoform X2, translating into MTSLEYCDLASNHLSGSLSRDTGNMTSLRRIGLEENNLIGEIPKEIGLLTNFERLSMCCNKINGSVPRELGNLTAMIGIYLHNNALSGPIPKELGRLVNLWELQLNYNFLVNGSIPKEMGNMTSLSYLLLSSNELSGEIPNEIFLLNNLLDLNIGSNRLSGSLPREIGNTTIQNMWIYENNLSGPIPSTSVNESRLINFALHSHNLNGKIPASICNLRSLKILYLSNNSLEGAVPDCLGNMSTSLLILYLNANKLSGLIQSTFTKGCSLPINLNGNRLNGTLPQTLVNCHRLWDLDIGDNEIRGKFPDTRGLVSRDNCERSQRRYWFVRGKIPVEQPTIVQLRILIM; encoded by the exons ATGACTTCGTTGGAGTATTGTGACCTTGCATCGAATCATTTGAGTGGATCGTTATCAAGAGATACCGGAAACATGACATCCCTTCGTAGAATAGGCCTTGAAGAAAATAATCTAATTG GTGAAATTCCAAAAGAGATCGGTCTTCTTACTAATTTCGAGCGATTGAGCATGTGTTGCAACAAAATTAATGGTTCAGTGCCAAGAGAACTTGGGAACTTGACAGCCATGATTGGTATATACCTTCACAATAATGCTTTAAGTG GTCCTATACCAAAAGAGTTGGGTCGTCTTGTTAATTTGTGGGAGCTCCAATTGAATTACAACTTTCTGGTCAATGGATCAATACCAAAGGAAATGGGGAACATGACATCCCTGTCTTATTTATTGCTTTCTAGTAATGAATTAAGCG GTGAAATTCcaaatgaaatatttcttcTCAATAATTTATTGGATTTGAACATTGGAAGCAATCGACTTAGTGGATCACTGCCGAGAGAAATTGGTAACACAACCattcaaaatatgtggattTACGAAAATAATCTAAGCG GTCCAATACCATCCACCTCTGTTAATGAATCAAGGCTGATTAATTTCGCACTACATTCCCACAACTTGAATGGAAAGATTCCAGCATCCATTTGCAACTTGAGATCCCTCAAAATCCTCTATTTGTCAAACAATAGTTTGGAAGGAGCAGTCCCAGATTGTCTTGGAAACATGAGCACATCTCTGTTAATCCTTTATTTGAATGCAAATAAACTTAGTGGTCTCATCCAATCAACATTTACAAAGGGTTGCAGTCTTCCAATTAATCTGAATGGAAACAGATTGAATGGAACACTGCCCCAAACCTTAGTTAATTGCCATCGTCTGTGGGACCTCGACATTGGTGATAATGAAATACGAGGTAAGTTTCCTGATACGAGGGGACTCGTATCGAGGGATAACTGCGAGAGATCGCAGAGAAGATATTGGTTCGTTCGCGGGAAGATTCCCGTCGAGCAGCCAACTATCGTTCAACTAAGGATTTTGATAATGTAA
- the LOC125190900 gene encoding probable LRR receptor-like serine/threonine-protein kinase At3g47570 isoform X1, translated as MDRSSHLYLLITSLLLLQWLIDYSSAKSDINTDRSSLLAFKSQISFDPHNILTKNWSSGSNICSWIGVTCDSRYHRVTQLNISSMGLVGTIPPEIGNLFFLVSLDLSENSFRDPIPSSIFNMSSLEVLKLRNNSLSSSLSIDMCKDNLHRLKRLHISYNKLFGEIPSSLEQCSQLEYVSLTSNNFSGRVPTQIGNLTLLQELYLSSNNLIGNIPKEIATLTNLGSLDLSINNFVGHVPRKIANLPMLQSLDLRTNKLSGPIPKELGRLVNLWELQLNYNFLVNGSIPKEMGNMTSLSYLLLSSNELSGEIPNEIFLLNNLLDLNIGSNRLSGSLPREIGNTTIQNMWIYENNLSGPIPSTSVNESRLINFALHSHNLNGKIPASICNLRSLKILYLSNNSLEGAVPDCLGNMSTSLLILYLNANKLSGLIQSTFTKGCSLPINLNGNRLNGTLPQTLVNCHRLWDLDIGDNEIRGKFPDTRGLVSRDNCERSQRRYWFVRGKIPVEQPTIVQLRILIM; from the exons ATGGATAGATCTTCCCATCTCTACCTTCTTATTACATCACTCTTACTTCTTCAATGGCTGATTGATTATAGCTCAGCCAAATCAGATATCAATACTGATCGTTCTTCACTTCTTGCCTTCAAATCTCAAATATCTTTTGATCCCCATAATATATTAACCAAAAATTGGAGCTCTGGAAGCAATATCTGTAGTTGGATCGGAGTTACTTGTGATTCTCGCTATCACAGGGTGACTCAGTTGAATATATCTTCCATGGGCCTTGTCGGAACCATCCCACCTGAAATCGgaaatcttttttttcttgtttctttagATTTGAGCGAGAACTCTTTTCGTGATCCTATTCCTTCATCTATTTTCAACATGTCAAGTTTAGAAGTTTTGAAATTGAGGAATAATAGTTTGTCTAGTAGCCTATCAATTGATATGTGCAAAGACAATCTTCATAGGCTCAAGAGACTTCATATTTCTTACAACAAGTTGTTTGGGGAAATACCATCGAGTTTGGAGCAGTGTTCACAACTTGAGTATGTTTCTTTAACAAGCAACAATTTTAGTGGACGCGTGCCAACACAAATTGGGAACTTGACATTGCTTCAAGAGTTATATTTGAGTTCCAACAATTTAATTG GTAATATTCCAAAAGAGATCGCTACTCTTACTAATTTAGGAAGTTTGGATCTGAGCATCAACAACTTTGTCGGACACGTGCCAAGAAAAATTGCGAACTTGCCAATGCTTCAATCATTGGACCTTAGGACCAACAAGTTGAGCG GTCCTATACCAAAAGAGTTGGGTCGTCTTGTTAATTTGTGGGAGCTCCAATTGAATTACAACTTTCTGGTCAATGGATCAATACCAAAGGAAATGGGGAACATGACATCCCTGTCTTATTTATTGCTTTCTAGTAATGAATTAAGCG GTGAAATTCcaaatgaaatatttcttcTCAATAATTTATTGGATTTGAACATTGGAAGCAATCGACTTAGTGGATCACTGCCGAGAGAAATTGGTAACACAACCattcaaaatatgtggattTACGAAAATAATCTAAGCG GTCCAATACCATCCACCTCTGTTAATGAATCAAGGCTGATTAATTTCGCACTACATTCCCACAACTTGAATGGAAAGATTCCAGCATCCATTTGCAACTTGAGATCCCTCAAAATCCTCTATTTGTCAAACAATAGTTTGGAAGGAGCAGTCCCAGATTGTCTTGGAAACATGAGCACATCTCTGTTAATCCTTTATTTGAATGCAAATAAACTTAGTGGTCTCATCCAATCAACATTTACAAAGGGTTGCAGTCTTCCAATTAATCTGAATGGAAACAGATTGAATGGAACACTGCCCCAAACCTTAGTTAATTGCCATCGTCTGTGGGACCTCGACATTGGTGATAATGAAATACGAGGTAAGTTTCCTGATACGAGGGGACTCGTATCGAGGGATAACTGCGAGAGATCGCAGAGAAGATATTGGTTCGTTCGCGGGAAGATTCCCGTCGAGCAGCCAACTATCGTTCAACTAAGGATTTTGATAATGTAA
- the LOC125189869 gene encoding receptor-like protein 9DC3 — MVCGTSSLVIMKYEVSFPSGWKHSLKLRILVLRSNKFNGTMWVAANSNIENPFPKLQVLDVSHNAFVGTLPDRYFRNFRGMIDANEKQTGEENFFLRYIELTLTLKGIDHLLKRLLYTFTTIDLSSNNFSGSIPPSIGDLKSLKYLNLSHNILTGHIPSSLGGMSELESLDLSSNKLDGNIPSEFASMTFLAKLNLSMNNLEGQIPLSTQLSTFGSESYVGNVGLCGFPLTQKCRRGDKKQLFPQEEGDDDDAYVFVNGFGWQSVVTGYGCGFVVGIGIGIGYMVIRSGRPRWLVEFFFGVGYNNSKMKRRNRAKATTRRR; from the coding sequence ATGGTCTGTGGCACCTCGTCATTGGTGATAATGAAATACGAGGTAAGTTTCCCTTCTGGATGGAAACACTCCCTCAAACTTCGAATCCTCGTGTTGAGGTCAAATAAGTTCAATGGTACAATGTGGGTGGCTGCAAACTCAAACATTGAGAATCCGTTTCCAAAGTTGCAAGTCTTGGACGTATCACATAACGCATTTGTCGGCACTCTACCCGATAGATATTTCAGAAACTTTCGAGGTATGATAGATGCCAATGAAAAGCAGACCGGTGAGGAAAATTTCTTTCTAAGATATATAGAGTTGACGCTAACTTTGAAAGGAATAGATCATTTATTGAAGCGACTACTGTATACCTTTACAACTATTGACTTATCCTCCAACAATTTCTCTGGGAGCATTCCACCTTCTATAGGGGATCTTAAGTCTCTTAAATACTTGAATCTGTCTCACAATATTCTCACTGGACATATACCCTCGTCACTTGGAGGCATGAGTGAGCTCGAGTCATTGGACTTGTCTTCAAACAAATTGGATGGAAATATTCCGAGTGAATTTGCGAGTATGACATTTCTTGCGAAGTTAAACCTTTCAATGAATAATCTCGAGGGACAAATACCACTATCTACTCAACTCTCAACATTTGGGAGTGAATCATATGTGGGAAATGTAGGATTATGTGGATTTCCATTGACTCAAAAATGTAGGAGGGGTGACAAAAAACAACTGTTTCCTCAAGAAGAAggcgatgatgatgatgcttATGTATTCGTAAATGGATTTGGTTGGCAAAGTGTGGTGACGGGGTATGGATGTGGATTTGTggttggaattggaattggaattggttACATGGTTATAAGAAGCGGAAGGCCAAGATGGTTAGTGGAATTCTTTTTTGGCGTTggatataataatagtaagaTGAAGAGAAGAAATAGAGCAAAAGCAACAACAAGGAGAAGGTGA
- the LOC125189870 gene encoding receptor-like protein 9DC3, with translation MINATENQIDEEAAHWFLIFMELKLTLKGLDQLLGQLLTTFTTIDLSSNRFSGSIPPSLGDLNSLRYLNLSHNTLIGHIPPSLGDMRLLESLDLSSNKLDGDIPNELARLTFIGKLNLSMNNLEGKIPHSTQLSTFGNESYVGNIGLCGFPLTRKCAGSDGKPFIPKGEEEDDDDEYGFIDGFGWRSVVLGYGCGFVVGIGIGYMVIRSGRPRWLVEFFFGVGYKYKTKKRRNRAAPTRRRT, from the coding sequence ATGATAAATGCCACGGAAAACCAGATTGATGAAGAAGCAGCACATtggtttttaatatttatggagTTGAAGCTTACATTGAAAGGATTGGATCAGTTATTGGGGCAACTGCTGACAACATTTACAACTATCGACTTGTCCTCCAATAGATTCTCTGGGAGCATTCCACCTTCTCTGGGAGATCTTAACTCTCTTAGATACTTGAATTTGTCTCACAATACCCTCATAGGACATATACCGCCATCTCTTGGAGATATGAGATTACTCGAGTCGTTGGACCTGTCTTCAAACAAACTGGATGGAGATATTCCAAATGAATTGGCAAGGTTGACATTTATTGGAAAGTTGAACCTTTCAATGAATAATCTTGAGGGAAAAATACCACACTCTACTCAACTTTCCACATTTGGTAACGAATCATATGTGGGAAATATAGGATTGTGTGGATTTCCATTGACGAGAAAATGTGCAGGGAGTGATGGAAAACCATTCATTCCtaaaggagaagaagaagatgatgatgatgagtaTGGATTTATAGATGGATTTGGGTGGCGAAGTGTGGTGTTGGGGTATGGATGTGGATTTGTAGTTGGGATTGGAATTGGTTACATGGTTATAAGAAGCGGAAGGCCAAGATGGTTAGTGGAATTCTTTTTTGGAGTTGGTTATAAATATAAGACGAAGAAGAGACGCAACAGAGCTGCACCAACACGAAGGAGAACTTAG